A genomic window from Serinus canaria isolate serCan28SL12 chromosome 4A, serCan2020, whole genome shotgun sequence includes:
- the LOC103816296 gene encoding diacylglycerol kinase delta isoform X4, translating into MAEKLVPGDLFSRKTRESVSSLDLDKLAPISPEAGGEESSDSEGEQEDSSHKLIRKVSTSGQMRSKKSVKEGLLLKQTSSFQRWKRRYFKLRGRTLYYAKDAKSLIFDEVDLSDASVAETSTKNINNSFTVITPFRKLILCAENRKEMEDWITALKSVQKWEIHEATQFNMEHFSGIHNWYACSHARPTFCNVCREALPGVTSHGLSCEVCKFKAHKRCAVRATNNCKWTTLASIGIEIIEDEDGVAMPHQWLEGNLPVSARCAVCDRTCGSVRRLQDWRCLWCKAIVHSACKELLGKRCPLGQYKVSIIPPTALNSIDSDGFWKATCPSTCSSPLLAFVNSKSGDNQGVKFLRKFKQFLNPAQVFDLMNGGPHLGLRLFQKFSTFRILVCGGDGSVGWVLSEIDALGLHKQCQLGVLPLGTGNDLARVLGWGSLCDDDTQLLQILEKLERATTKMLDRWSVLTYEAPKQSPSALKEEENGDSNIQVQISHYVDSVAFHLAKILESDKHSVVISSAKFLCGTVNDFVTEVGQAYKRATENKQEAELMARKCAMLNEKLDSLVRELNEEAQAIMAPEEMAQATHADVKDQEKAGSFNTNPQPRIFKSKEQLMLRANSLKKALRQIIEQTEKAVDEQNKQTQAYQGSVGPSKDSSEELKKEEEKLTTSLSPWPASRRVTVTSASSSIILDRPDTFGSLQFPEDPSTLHFLEKCVMNNYFGIGLDAKISLEFNNKRDEHPKKCSRTKNMMWYGVLGTKELLQRTYKNLEQRVQLECDGVPISLPSLQGIAVLNIPSYAGGINFWGGTKEDNNFGAPSFDDKKLEVVAVFGSIQMAVSRVINLQHHRIAQVCRVVKITIRGDEGVPVQVDGEAWIQPPGIIKIQHKNRAQMLTRDRAFESTLKSWEDKQKGESYRAATRPRLSSQQSMEYLTEEESSLLQQVSQVAETLIARSDCGKGNIVGTGKGELYCGHAEVCAQPRGALAAPAPVTRRIHEAAKAHKAMEQELAHAVNASSLALSEALSHKAAGTSEFLSRNVAVEMVLSIKELWAETRAFLEGKALDSPQEEEALQGPLSVLGQELQRLLDIHWLGPIAHPAEEEGASKGSFKLRLNIPKSRKEKDKLQKQKANSVLPADKWGSEEVAAWLETLGLGEYRDIFVRHDIQGSELILLERRDLKDLGITKVGHMKRILQAIKELSNLP; encoded by the exons ATGGCCGAGAAGCTGGTGCCTGGGGACCTGTTCTCAAGGAAGACCCGGGAATCAGTGTCATCCCTGGACTTAGACAAGCTGGCACCCATCTCTCCCGAGGCTGGTGGTGAGGAGTCGTCCGACAGCGAGGGCGAGCAGGAGGACAGTTCTCACAAGCTCATCCGGAAGGTTTCCACCTCAGGGCAGATGAGAAGCAAG AAGAGCGTAAAGGAGGGGCTGTTGCTGAAGCAGACGAGCTCCTTCCAGAGGTGGAAGAGACGATACTTCAAGCTGCGAGGCAGGACACTTTATTATGCTAAGGATGCCAAG TCCCTGATCTTTGATGAAGTGGACCTGTCTGATGCCAGTGTGGCCGAGACCAGCACCAAGAACATCAACAACAGTTTCACG GTGATCACGCCATTCAGGAAGCTCATTTTATGTGCGGAGAACCGGAAGGAGATGGAGGACTGGATCACAGCCCTGAAATCTGTCCAGAAGTGGGAGATCCATGAG GCCACACAGTTCAACATGGAGCACTTCTCGGGCATCCACAACTGGTACGCCTGCTCCCACGCCCGCCCCACCTTCTGCAATGTGTGCCGCGAAGCTCTTCCAGGGGTCACCTCCCATGGCCTCTCCTGTGAAG TCTGCAAGTTCAAGGCACACAAGCGCTGTGCCGTCAGAGCCACAAACAACTGCAAGTGGACGACTCTGGCCTCCATCGGCATTGAAATCAtcgaggatgaggatggg gTGGCCATGCCCCATCAGTGGCTGGAGGGGAACTTGCCCGTCAGTGCACGCTGTGCTGTCTGTGACCGGACCTGTGGCAGTGTCCGGAGGCTGCAGGACTGGCGGTGTCTCTGGTGCAAGGCCATT GTTCACAGTGCCTGCAAGGAGCTTCTTGGCAAGAGGTGCCCCCTGGGCCAGTACAAAGTGTCCATCATCCCCCCAACTGCCCTGAACAGCATCGATTCTGATG GTTTCTGGAAAGCCACCTGCCCCTCgacctgctccagccctctcctgGCCTTTGTCAACTCCAAGAGTGGGGACAACCAGGGTGTCAAGTTTCTGCGCAAGTTCAAGCAGTTTCTCAACCCAGCCCAAGTCTTTGACCTTATGAATGGGGGCCCACACCTGGG GCTGCGCCTCTTCCAGAAGTTCTCCACCTTCAGAATCCTGGTGTGTGGTGGGGATGGCAGTGTGGGTTGGGTGCTCTCTGAGATTGATGCCCTTGGCCTCCACAAGCAG TGTCAGTTGGGTGTCCTGCCACTGGGGACTGGTAATGACCTTGCACGAGTCCTGGGTTGGGGCAGCCTATGTGACGATGacactcagctgctgcagatcctggagaagctggaaagGGCCACCACCAAGATGCTGGACCG GTGGAGTGTGCTTACCTATGAGGCCCCCAAGCAGTCCCCCTCAGCcctgaaggaggaggaaaatggggACTCCAACATCCAG GTCCAGATCTCCCATTACGTGGACTCTGTTGCCTTTCACCTGGCCAAGATCCTGGAGTCAGACAAGCACTCAGTAGTGATCTCCTCTGCAAA GTTCCTCTGTGGCACTGTCAATGACTTTGTGACTGAAGTTGGACAGGCTTACAAGAGGGCAACGGAGAACaagcaggaggctgagctgatGGCACGGAAG TGCGCCATGCTGAATGAAAAGCTGGACTCATTGGTGCGGGAGCTGAATGAGGAAGCTCAGGCCATCATGGCCCCTGAAGAAATGGCACAGGCCACCCATGCTGATGTCAAGGACCAGGAGAAAGCTGGCAGCTTCAACACCAACCCCCAGCCTCGCATCTTCAAATCCAAGGAGCAGCTCATGCTGCGGGCAAACAGCCTGAAGAAAGCCCTGCGGCAAATCATTGAGCAGACAGAGAAAG CTGTGGATGAGCAGAACAAGCAGACCCAAGCCTACCAGGGCAGTGTGGGCCCCAGCAAGGACAGCTCGGAGGAGttaaagaaggaggaggagaagctcA CTACCTCCCTGTCACCCTGGCCAGCCTCCCGGCGGGTGACGGTGACCTCTGCGTCTTCATCCATCATCCTGGACCGGCCAGACACCTTTGGCAGCTTGCAGTTCCCTGAAGACCCCAGCACCCT ACACTTCTTGGAGAAATGTGTAATGAATAACTACTTTGGCATCGGCCTGGATGCAAAAATCTCCCTGGAGTTCAACAACAAACGCGATGAGCACCCCAAGAAGTGCAG CCGCACCAAGAATATGATGTGGTATGGGGTGCTGGGCACAAAGGAGCTTCTGCAGCGCACTTACAAGAACCTGGAGCAGCGGGTACAGCTTGAG TGTGACGGGGTGCCTATCtcactgcccagcctgcagggcatTGCTGTCCTCAACATCCCCAGCTATGCTGGGGGCATCAACTTCTGGGGAGGCACCAAGGAGGACAAT AACTTTGGGGCTCCATCCTTCGATGACAAGAAGCTGGAGGTGGTGGCAGTCTTTGGCAGCATCCAGATGGCCGTGTCACGGGTCATCAACCTCCAGCACCATCGCATTGCTCAGGTA TGCCGCGTGGTGAAGATCACCATCCGGGGCGACGagggtgtccctgtgcaggtgGATGGAGAGGCCTGGATCCAGCCACCTGGCATCATCAAAATCCAGCACAAGAACAGAGCCCAGATGCTGACAAGGGACCGG GCATTTGAAAGCACCCTCAAGTCTTGGGAGGACAAGCAGAAAGGGGAGAGCTACCGAGCAGCCACACGGCCAcggctcagctcccagcagtcCATGGAGTACCTGActgaggaggagagcagcctcTTGCAGCAGGTCTCACAGGTTGCTGAGACCCTCATTGCCAGGTCAGACTGTGGGAAGGGGAACATAGTAggcacagggaagggggaaCTCTACTGTGGCCATGCAgaggtgtgtgcccagcccaggggagccctggcagctccagcccctgtcACCCGCAGGATCCATGAGGCAGCCAAGGCTCACAAAGCCATGGAGCAGGAACTGGCACATGCAGTCAATGCCAGCTCTCTGGCACTGAGTGAAGCCCTCTCCCACAAAGCTGCTGGCACCTCAGAG TTTCTCAGCAGGAATGTGGCTGTGGAGATGGTGCTGAGCATCAAAGAGCTGTGGGCTGAGACCAGGGCATTCCTGGAAGGGAAGGCG CTGGACTCgccacaggaggaggaggcgcTTCAGGGCCCCCTGAGTGTGCTGGGCCAGGAGTTGCAGCGGCTGCTGGACATCCACTGGCTGGGCCCTATTGCCCACCCTGCTGAGGAG GAAGGTGCCAGCAAGGGCAGCTTTAAGCTTCGCCTCAACATCCCCAAGTccaggaaggagaaggacaagctgcagaagcagaaggCCAACAGTGTGCTGCCAG CAGACAAGTGGGGCTCCGAGGAGGTGGCAGCTTGGCTGGAAACGCTTGGTTTAGGGGAATACAGAGACATTTTTGTCCGGCATGACATCCAGGGCTCAGAGTTGAttctgctggagaggagagacCTTAAG GACCTGGGGATCACCAAAGTGGGCCATATGAAGAGGATCCTTCAGGCCATTAAGGAACTCAGCAACCTGCCCTag